From Desulforegula conservatrix Mb1Pa:
CAGCACTTATAGCAGGATCACCTATGTCGCTTCCACAAAGTGCCAAGGTTTATGCAATTGGTAATCCCATCAACCTTCATAATTCAGTAGCTGATGGAATAATTTCTGGTTTCGAAGGTGAATTTGTAAAAACAAGCGCTAAGATATATCCAGGTAATAGTGGTGGGCCGCTTGTTGATGAATCAGGCAAGGTAATTGGAATAAACACAATGAAGCTGATTACCCACAAATTTGAAGGTCTTGGTTTTGCAATAAAAATTGACATAGCTCTGAATGAATTCTCTTCGTACATTAACAATTAGTCTGAAAAAACCTGTAAAAAAATTCTTGACTTACAGACTTATTGTACGTTATCAAAAATAAATTTAATTAAAAGGTATAAAAAATGAGCCGCAAATTGCACAATCATATTTCGAGAAACTGGTGCTGGCGTCTCTGGCTTAAGCCGGGGGCGGATACGGTATTGTGCGGCTGATTTATAAGAATTAAAAATAAAGCTGATACAGACCGTGGACTTCCCTGGAGGTTCACGGTCTTTTTATTTTATGGCTTTCCTGCATGAAGACAAAGGCTGTGGACTAAGTTCACGGCCTTTAGTTTTTTAACAACAGAAACACGAGGAAAAGCCAATGTTACTAAAATCCTTTCCGGACAAAGAACGGTTCAAAGAGATAGCAAAGAGTTCTAATGTTGTTCCTGTTTGTGCCGAAATCCTTGCAGACGCTGAAACCCCTGTATCAATTCTCGGCAAGTTTTATGCTGATCAGAGCTCTTTTTTTCTGCTTGAAAGTGTTGAAGGTGGAGAAAGATGGGCTCGCTACAGTTTTCTTGGTCTTTCAGCCCGTGCAAGGGTTGAGGTATACAGAGACAATGTAGAAATCACAGAAAATTCTTTAAAGCGAATAATACCACATAATGGAGACCCGTTAGGCGTTCTTAAGAATTTAATGAGCAAATACCGCGCTCCTGAGATTCCTGAACTTCCGCGTTTCTGGGGAGGTCTTGTGGGATATCTTACATACGAAATGGTTTCTTTTTTTGAAAGAATACCAAACAGACTCCCAATAGATAAGCCTATTGCAAGCTTTATTATTCCCGATGCCCTTATGATATTTGACAACGTCAAGCATACGATAACATGTGTTGCCATAGCTTTCACCGAGGGCGAAAATGATTATGAAGCCCTTTATGATCGTGCATCTGACAGAATTGCTGAGATCATCAAGATTATTGATACGCCAAGAAGCATTGAAAACATAAAAAATGGGGCACATGGTCTCACTCTGTCTCCGGTCATTTCCGAAGATGAATTCAGACAGAAAGTCGAAAAAACAAAGGAATATATTCGCTGCGGTGATATAATCCAGGCTGTTATCTCTCAGAAGTTTACATGTGACGCACCCCATGACCTGACTGCTCTTTATCGTGCCCAGAGATATATAAACCCTTCTCCTTATATGTATTTCATGCATCTTGGCGAGACCGTTCTGGTCGGGTCTTCACCCGAGACCATGGTGAGACTTGAAAACAGAACAGCCTGTCTCAGGCCTATAGCAGGCACAAGGCCAAGAGGCGCGACAGAGCAGGATGACAGACGCCACGCAAGTAATTTGCTCCAGGATGAAAAGGAAAAAGCTGAACACCTCATGCTTGTCGATCTTGGCAGAAACGATCTTGGCAGGGTTGCAAAAACCGGGACAGTCCAGGTTACGGATCTTATGATAGTCGAACGTTATTCCCACGTTATGCACCTTGTATCAAATATAGTCTGTGATCTTGATGATGAAACAGACGCTTTCAGCCTTATAAAATCAACCTTTCCTGCAGGCACTCTTTCTGGCGCTCCAAAGGTCAGGGCAATGGAAATAATAGATGAGATGGAACAGGATCCAAGGGGACCATATGGTGGTTGCGTGGGATATGTTTCATTTTCAGGGAATATGGATTTTGCCATCACAATCAGAACCGCATGCATAGAGAATGGCAAGCTTACTGTAAGGGCAGGAGCAGGAATAGTAGCTGATTCAGTGCCTGAAACAGAGAGAGTCGAGACAGTCAATAAAGCCATGAGCGTCCAAAAAGCACTCGAACTTGTAGCAAAAAACGTAAAAAAGGGGAATTAATCATGATCCTCATGATAGATAATTATGATTCGTTTACGTACAATCTCGTTCAGTATCTAAAGCAGCTCGATGAAGAGGTTGTTGTCAAAAGAAATGATGAAATAACCATTGATGATATAGAAAAAATGAAGCCATCGGTTATTATTATCTCACCAGGTCCAGGCAAACCTTCAAGTGCTGGTATATCTCTTGAAACTGTAAGGACGTTTTCAGGTAGAATCCCGATTCTCGGCGTATGCCTTGGGCATCAGACAATAGCTGAAGCCTTTGGGGGGGATATCATACTTGCCAAAAAGCTGATGCACGGCAAGGTCTCAACTGTCAAATCCGATGGCAAGACCATATTTCAAGGCTTGGGGCAGAATTTCCAGGCCATGAGGTACCACTCGCTTGCAGTTAAAAAGGAAACCCTTCCGGATGTTTTTGATATAACCGCAGAATCCGAAGATGGAGAGATAATGGGGATTCGTCATAAGACACATCTTACAGAAGGTGTTCAGTTTCACCCAGAATCCATAATGACTCCTGTTGGGAAAAGACTTTTGAAGAATTTTCTGAAAATAGCAAAAGGAGACGAGTGATTTCGGTTGTTTAAATGGATTCGAGACAAAAGCTTCTGAAAAAGATGTAGTAAATTAAGGAGATAAAATGTTCACGCAAGGCCTTAAAAAATTAATATCCAGGGTTGATCTGAGTGAAAATGAAACTGCTGACATAATGAATTTCATTTTTTCAGGTCATGCCACCTCAATTCAGATAGCAGCATTTATGGCTGCAATGGCAACAAAAGGTGAAACATTTGAAGAGCTTGCAGGCGCTGCAAGATCTATGAGATCAAGAGCCAAAAGGATTCAGGTTATAAAAAAACCTGTTGTTGATACATGCGGAACAGGCGGTGATGGCGCACAGACATTTAATATATCAACTGCGTCCGCATTTGTTGTGGCTGGTGCAGGTGCTGTTGTTGCCAAGCACGGCAACAGATCTGTTTCAAGTAAATGCGGAAGCGCCGATGTCCTTGAGGCTCTTGGTGTTAACCTTGAAGCAGAACCGGAACTTGTGGAAGAGGCTGTTAATGAGATAGGCATTGGTTTCATGTTTGCTCCTAAATTTCACGGAGCAATGAAATATGCGGCTCCTGTGAGAAAAGAGCTTGGAATAAGAAGCATATTCAACATGCTTGGGCCTCTTACCAATCCAGCAGCTGCCTCGTGTCAGCTCATCGGAGTTTTTTCACCTGAACTTACCGAAATGTTCGCATCAGCCCTAAATCTTCTTGGTGTTAAAAGAGCCTTTGTTGTACATGGCCATGACGGACTCGATGAAATTTCAATATGCGCTGATACAAGGGTGTCTGAGCTTAAGGACGGTCTCGTAAGGACATATGAAATTTCTCCAGAGCAGTTCTTTGGTGAAAAGGCTGATCCTGAAACTATATCAGGTGGTGACGCACAGGAAAATGCAGCAATAATTGAAAACATTTTCAGGGGCGAAAAAGGCCCGAAAAGAAATATTATTCTCATAAATTCTGCAGCAGCCCTTGTAGCTGCCGATAAAGCCGTTGATTTCAAGGAAGGTATAAGGCTTGCCGAAGAATCCATTGATTCAGGGGCAGCCATGAAAAAACTTGAAGCCCTTGTTCGATTCATGAAGGGATAGAATAAATGAAGAGTTTTCTTGATAAGATAATTGAAACAAAAAAAATGGAAGTAGATCAGCTTAGAAGCCTTGTATCAGAGAAAGAACTTAAATATGTGGTCTCTGAAATGATCTTGAACAAAAAAGAAAAGAGGGGTTTTTTTGCGGCTCTTTCAGAAAATTCAGGCGAAGTCAAAATAATTGCTGAAATTAAAAAAGCTTCGCCTTCAAAGGGGAATATCAGACCTGATCTTGACCCGGCTATTTTTGCCTCTGAATATGAAAAAGGCGGGGCAAGCGCCGTATCAGTTCTGACAGAAAAGGACTACTTTTTAGGATCTCCTGATGATCTTATAAAAGCAAGATCTGCATGCTCTCTGCCTGTAATCAGAAAGGATTTCATATTCTGCGATTATCAGGTTTATGAAGCTTGCGCCATGCAGGCTGATGCTGTTCTTATTATTGCGCGGATACTTGAAAAAGATCAGATAAAGCATCTGTGTGATCTTTGTTTCAGCCTCGAAATAGAGCCTCTCGTTGAAATTCATTCTGCTGAAGATGCGGAACTTATAAAGGGTTGCGGTGCAAGACTCATTCTGATCAATAACAGGGATCTTGGTACATTTAAAACAAGTCTTGATGTCGCCATTGAAATGAAAAATTTGCTTGAACCAGGCCAGATTCCAATCACGGCAAGCGGTATAAATTCAAGGCTTGATATTGAAAAAAATATTGAAGCTGGGATCACAAGGTTTCTTGTTGGTGAAAGCATTGTCCGCTCCGATGACAGGGTTGCTTTTATACGTGCGCTGAGGGGAACAAACAGGATAGTCGAAAATACATAGAGTTTTTTGCGGAGCTTTTTTGCAAAAAAGCGACTCGCCGGAGGCCAAGCACCTGGTGCGCAAGCCTTAGAGCTTAAGCACCCTACGAATCGGCCTTTTTAGCTAAATTGACCATACACGGCTCATTAAAAGGTTTCATTATTTTGGAATAAGACGTCATGAATAATGCACAGATTAAAATCTGCGGATTTACAATTCCTGATCAGGCAAAAGACGCCATTTTGATGGGTGCTGACGCAATAGGTATGATTTTTTATCCTAAAAGCCCGAGGCATCTTGAGATTTCAAAAGCGGCTGAAATAGTGTCTGCGCTTCCTGACCCTTTAAAGGCTGTGGGTGTTTTTGTTGAAATGGATTTTGATAAGATTGTTTCAATTGCCCAAAAAACCGGAATCAGAAATATCCAGCTTCATAATGAAATTTCAGATGAATTTGTTTTAAGGCTTAAAGATAAAGGTTATTTTGTGATTCACGTCTTCAAGATTACAGGACAAGCACTGCTTGAAAAAGCAGAAAAAAGCAGTGCCGATTCTATTCTTGTTGAGTGTTCCAAAGGAGTTCTTCCAGGAGGCAACGGCACGGTGTGGGACTGGGCTTCGGTCTTGGATCTGTCAAAAGTCAGGCATTTCATACTCGCAGGAGGTCTTTCTCCTGAGAATGCAATCGATGCATTAAATGCGTCCGGCGCAAGCGGTCTGGATGTCTGTTCAGGACTTGAAATGTCTCCTGGCATTAAAGATCCTGAAAAAATGAAGAAATTCATTGATTCGGTTAAAACCCATAAACTTGAAAATATAACAGGTAAAGTTCTGCCATGAAAAAAATAGATTCTTATAAT
This genomic window contains:
- a CDS encoding anthranilate synthase component I family protein, whose amino-acid sequence is MLLKSFPDKERFKEIAKSSNVVPVCAEILADAETPVSILGKFYADQSSFFLLESVEGGERWARYSFLGLSARARVEVYRDNVEITENSLKRIIPHNGDPLGVLKNLMSKYRAPEIPELPRFWGGLVGYLTYEMVSFFERIPNRLPIDKPIASFIIPDALMIFDNVKHTITCVAIAFTEGENDYEALYDRASDRIAEIIKIIDTPRSIENIKNGAHGLTLSPVISEDEFRQKVEKTKEYIRCGDIIQAVISQKFTCDAPHDLTALYRAQRYINPSPYMYFMHLGETVLVGSSPETMVRLENRTACLRPIAGTRPRGATEQDDRRHASNLLQDEKEKAEHLMLVDLGRNDLGRVAKTGTVQVTDLMIVERYSHVMHLVSNIVCDLDDETDAFSLIKSTFPAGTLSGAPKVRAMEIIDEMEQDPRGPYGGCVGYVSFSGNMDFAITIRTACIENGKLTVRAGAGIVADSVPETERVETVNKAMSVQKALELVAKNVKKGN
- a CDS encoding phosphoribosylanthranilate isomerase; translated protein: MNNAQIKICGFTIPDQAKDAILMGADAIGMIFYPKSPRHLEISKAAEIVSALPDPLKAVGVFVEMDFDKIVSIAQKTGIRNIQLHNEISDEFVLRLKDKGYFVIHVFKITGQALLEKAEKSSADSILVECSKGVLPGGNGTVWDWASVLDLSKVRHFILAGGLSPENAIDALNASGASGLDVCSGLEMSPGIKDPEKMKKFIDSVKTHKLENITGKVLP
- a CDS encoding anthranilate synthase component II, translating into MILMIDNYDSFTYNLVQYLKQLDEEVVVKRNDEITIDDIEKMKPSVIIISPGPGKPSSAGISLETVRTFSGRIPILGVCLGHQTIAEAFGGDIILAKKLMHGKVSTVKSDGKTIFQGLGQNFQAMRYHSLAVKKETLPDVFDITAESEDGEIMGIRHKTHLTEGVQFHPESIMTPVGKRLLKNFLKIAKGDE
- a CDS encoding indole-3-glycerol phosphate synthase TrpC — its product is MKSFLDKIIETKKMEVDQLRSLVSEKELKYVVSEMILNKKEKRGFFAALSENSGEVKIIAEIKKASPSKGNIRPDLDPAIFASEYEKGGASAVSVLTEKDYFLGSPDDLIKARSACSLPVIRKDFIFCDYQVYEACAMQADAVLIIARILEKDQIKHLCDLCFSLEIEPLVEIHSAEDAELIKGCGARLILINNRDLGTFKTSLDVAIEMKNLLEPGQIPITASGINSRLDIEKNIEAGITRFLVGESIVRSDDRVAFIRALRGTNRIVENT
- the trpD gene encoding anthranilate phosphoribosyltransferase, translated to MFTQGLKKLISRVDLSENETADIMNFIFSGHATSIQIAAFMAAMATKGETFEELAGAARSMRSRAKRIQVIKKPVVDTCGTGGDGAQTFNISTASAFVVAGAGAVVAKHGNRSVSSKCGSADVLEALGVNLEAEPELVEEAVNEIGIGFMFAPKFHGAMKYAAPVRKELGIRSIFNMLGPLTNPAAASCQLIGVFSPELTEMFASALNLLGVKRAFVVHGHDGLDEISICADTRVSELKDGLVRTYEISPEQFFGEKADPETISGGDAQENAAIIENIFRGEKGPKRNIILINSAAALVAADKAVDFKEGIRLAEESIDSGAAMKKLEALVRFMKG